The Agrobacterium vitis region CCTGCGTTTGCCGAATTAGTGGGTCTGTCGCGTCGCAGTGGCGACGTTCGGCTTGCCCTGGATCTTCCGTGGCCGTGGGGTGGAGAACGCTTCGAGCTGCTGGATATTCGTCCAATCAATTATATTGTCGGTCCACTCGGATGCGGCAAGACCAGGCTTGCCCATGCAATCGCTGCCGCCTTACCTGATGCAGCATTTCTTGGTCTGGACCGGCTTGAAGACATGGGCAGTGCAGCAAAGGCGCGTCTTGATGCCGATCTCTGTTTAAGGGAGAGGATTGAGCGGGCCTTGGCTTGGCTTATGGAGGAAGGAGCTGTTCCTTCTGATGCCTTGACGGCCCTTCTGGTTGGGCTGGAAGCGCACGGTCCGGCCTGCCTGGTTATCGATATGGTGGAGGATGGCCTGGATAGCGCCACGCAGGAGGCGTTGACCGGTTACCTGCGCCATCACTGCTCCCAGTCACGTCCGCTGTTTCTTATGACCCGATCGGCGTCGATCCTCGACCTGGATGCGGTGACGGGGGACGAAGTCATCATTTTTTGCCCCGCCAACCACAGCCCCCCAAGCGTAGTCGCGCCTTATCCCGGTGCCCCCGGCTATGAGGCCCTTTCCACATGTCTCGCCTCACCGGAGGTTCGGGCACGCAGCCGGGGTGTCGTTGCTTTCAGGCCTCATTCGTAAATGCTGCTGACTGGCGGATTGCCGTTCGCCTGTGCATCCATGCGCAGGCGAGACCTGCGATTGCAGCGTGACATCCCGCTTGTATTTGCGGTATCGGATAGAGACAGTGTGGCATTGTTTTCTCAGGCATTGCCCGCACGGTCTTTCAGACCTTTCGACGCGCAATCTCAGGATCTATTTCCATGAAACCCATTTTCGTTCAGCTGCAATGTGTTCCCGGCAAGACCTATGAGGTGGCCGACGCGATCTATAAGGCGGAGATCGTCTCAGAACTTTATTCCACTTCGGGTGAATATGATCTGCTGATGAAGGTCTATATCGAGGATGGGCAGGACGTCGGCAAATTCGTCAACGAGCAGATTTCGGCCGTACCCGGCGTGGTCCGCTCGCTGACGACAATGACGTTTACCGCTTTCTAAGCGTCATCAGGCGAAGCCCGCTACCAGCCTTCGGTCAGGACCTTGTCCAGCATGGCCACGAAGAAGCTGGCGCTTTCATAGGTCAGGCAGAGCGGTGGCTTGATCTTCAGGACGTTGAGATGGTCGCCGGTCGGCTGCATGATGATGCCGAGGTCGAGCAGCCGTTCGCAGATTGCAGCGGTCTCCTGGGCCGCTGGTTCAAGCGTCTGGCGGTCGCGGACCAGTTCGAGACCGAGATAAAGCCCCATGCCGTGCACGGCACCAGCCAGGGGATGGACGGCAACCAGATCCTCCAGTTTTTCGCGCAGGAAGTCGCCGACATCGCGGGCATTGTCCTGCAAGTTTTCGTCGCGCATGATGTCCAGCACCGTCATGCCGATCACCGAACTGACCGGGCTGCCGCCGGAGGATGAGAAGAAATAGCCATCGTGCTCGAAGGCATCGGCAATCGCCTTTGTGGTGATGACGGCGCCGAGCGGTTGGCCATTGCCCATGCCCTTGGCGATGGTGATGATATCAGGGATGACGCCCTGCTGCTCAAAACCCCAGAAATGATGGCCGAGGCGGCCATAGCCGACCTGAACCTCATCGGCGATGCACAGCCCGCCGCGCGCCCGAATCAAGGGATAGACGCCCTGGAGATAGCCGGGCGGCAAGGCGATGCCTCCTGCATTGCCAAACAGGCTTTCTGCGATGAAACCGGCGAGGCCCGCACCTCCAGCATCGATGTCCTCCAGCGTCTTTTCCACCTCAGCGACATAGGCGGTAGCGCTGTCTTGTCCCTTATACGGGCCGCGATAGCTGTTGGGTGCGGTAACGGGCCATACCCAGTCCGGGCGGGTTTCCAGCGCGCGCGGATTATCGGCAATCGAGGTGGAGACCGCGTCGCTCGCCATTGTCCAGCCGTGATAGGCTTCCTTCAGGCTGACCAGGTTGCGTTTGCCGCTGGCTGCCCAGGCAAGCCGGATGGCGAGGTCCACGGCTTCCGAGCCGCTATTGACCAGAAAAACCGTGTCCAGTCCTTCCGGCGCAAGGTTCGCCAGCCGCTCAGAAAATTCGGCAACGGCGCGGTAATGAAAGCGGGAATTGGTGTTGAGACGCGACCACTGCGTCCAGGCGGCATGGGCAAGACGCGGATGCCCATGGCCGACGGTGGCGACATTGTTGACCATATCAAGATAGGCGCGGCCCGCCATATCGAACAGATGTTCGCCAAAACCACGTTCGATCTGCGGTGGGTGGGCGTAATAGTGCTTTTGCGGGCTGGCAAAATGCTGGCTGCGGGTCGCAAGCAGGGCTTCGCCGCTTGGCAGCGGCGCATCCAGATCGACGCCGAACAAGGCGGCGGGCGACAGGCAGACGCGCCGCCACGCATAGGCGTGATCGGGTCTGGCAAACAGTGGCGGCACGAGGTCGGTATCGCGGCAAAGCTGCAATCGCAGCCCGCCCACGGACCCTTCCGCGCCGGCGATCCGGCCGAGTGGCGTTCCCGCCTGCAATTCCGTACCGTCTTCAAACTGGCATTCCAACCCATGGATATGCAGGGCCAGATCGGGCGCCATCAAGATGAAGTGCTGGCTGGTGCGTTTCAGCACGCAATCGAAGGGCACAACGGCCTCGGTTCCCGCTGGCAGGCAGGCATCGACATGCAGCGCAAAGGTCGCGGGCATTCGCGGCGACAGAAGCCTTGTATAGGAAAGGCGGCATTCACCGTAGCGGGTTGCGGCAACGCCGGTATCGGCGGCGGCCTTGGCCAGCAGCTTCCAGTCGATCTGGGCATCCGCCCAATCGTCCTCGATCAGCGCGGGGCTGAGGGTGGACAGGTCGGTCAGGTGCACGCTGAGCGGATCGATACCGGGCAGAAGCCGGCCAAGCACCGGGCGCTCCTCCGGTGGTTCCTGGCCAAGCGCCGCCAAGATCGCTGCTTCCATGACCGAGAAGGGCAGGGAGGTGGCGAGGGTGAAAATTTCCCGTTCATGTTCCAGATTGCTGGAAACATAATCATTGTCGGGATCGATTGATAATTGCTGCTCGCTGCTGGCCACCAGCACGGCGGCACGCGCGACGATCAGGGGCCAAAGGGCTTTGATCTCGGCTTCATTCAACGGATAAAGCGCGTGAAAAGCCTGGATGACCGGCAGGACACCGAAGGGATCGCCATCGGCCTGGTGCAAGAGTGCCGCGCAGGTCACGGCAAGGTCTCCCACCAGCCAGCCTGTCACCAGATCACCGAAATCGATCACGGCTTGCGGCAGAAGCCGCCCGGCGGCATCGGGCGCGCCCATGATGTTGTCGCCGGTCAAGTCGTGATGCACGGCCTGAAGGCGCAGGTCACCCAGCAACGGATTGATATGACGCATGGTGACGATCATCGCCTTGGCGACATCGTCACGGCGTTTAGGTTCGCTGACGGAGGCCAGCAGATGCAAGGTGACCGGTCCGGCACGCCGCAGATCCCATTGCAGGTCCCGCTCCAGGCCGGGATGGTCGAAATCGGTCAGTGCCAACGCCATGCGGGCGCAAAAGCTGCCGATGGCGCGCATGGTCGCAGGCGCAAGATAGCTTCGCTGGCTAAGGGATTCGCCCTCGATATAGGTCAGCAGGCGGGCGTAATAGCTTTCCTCATCAAGCGTGACGGCCACGATCTCCTCTCCGCTGAGGGAGGGTACCGGTTCCGGGGCCTTCGGGGCCTCGGGGATTTGCGCCAGATGCCGCAAGGCCGCATTCTGGGCTTCCAGTTCGACGCTCGCATACTCCTGGCGGCAGATTTTCAGGACGAAGCGGCGGTCACCGGTATCCACGCGGAAATTGCGGTCCTGTTGGGAACCCAGCTCCTTGACGGTTCCTTCAAGGCCATACTGCTCTTTCAGCAGGGTCACTGCCGCCTCAAGCGTCACGTGAGGCCGCGCAAGCCCGGTGCGCTGAAAGAGAAGGGTGTTTGGCATGGACTGCCTCCTGCAGAATCAATCGGCTGAGAGCTGGGCCTGTCCGGTCTGAACTCCGGTCCGGCCTGCATCATGCAAGCTCATGTCTGTCTTCTTTTGGTTTCTCGCATTGGAAAGCCGATAACCATGTTTCCTGACAAACTCTAGCAGAGAGAATCTGTGCGTCCATCGCCCATCCTTAAAATAACATGGGCAACAAACGTTTGAGGTGTGGAAAGAGCCGATTTCGCCTCCCGTGCGGTCCGGCTCAATCCGTAAATGCGTGGTTATCCCATCCGTTCCGACGCATAGGAGCCGGGGCTGGCCGGAAAAACCACGCTCTTGTTGCCGTTGATGAAGGTGCGATGATGAATATGGGCATGGATGGCGCGGGCGAGAACCTGGCTTTCCACGTCGCGGCCGATCGACACGTAATCCTCGGCGTTCTGGGCGTGGGTGACGCGCGCGACATCCTGCTCGATGATCGGGCCTTCGTCGAGATCGGCGGTGACATAATGCGCGGTGGCACCGATCAGCTTCACGCCGCGCTCGAAGGCCTGCTTGTAGGGATTGGCGCCCTTGAAGCTCGGCAGGAAGGAATGGTGGATGTTGATGATCTTGCCCGACATCTTCTGGCACATCGCGTCGGAGAGGACCTGCATATAACGGGCCAGCACGATCAGTTCGGTGCCGGTCTGCTGCACAAGGTCCATCAGATGGGCCTCGGCCTGCGGCTTGTTGTCCTTCGTCACCTTGATGTGGTGGAAGGGAATATCGTGATTGACCACCACTTTCTGGTAGTCGAAATGGTTGGAGACCACGCCGACAATATCGATCGGCAGGGCGCCGATTTTCCAGCGATACAGCAGGTCGTTCAGGCAATGGCCGAAGCGCGAGACCATCAGCAGCACCTTGACCCGCTCCGTCGAGTCATAAAGCCCGGTCTCCATCTGGAAACTATCGATAATGGGTGCCAGGCCCGCCTCGATCTTTTCGCGGCTTGCCCCCTGTTCGGAAATAAAGCTGACGCGCATGAAAAAACGGTCGGTATCGAGATCGTCAAATTGCGAGCTGTCGACGATATTGCATCCCATTTCCGCCAGATACCCGGAGAGGGCAGCAACAATGCCGCGCTTGGATGGACACGATACCGTCAGGACATAACTCGTCATCTCGTCTTCCTCTGATGTGGCCGGTTTGTACGGCCTCTTTCCGTTAAAGCGTCTTCCGCCTGAAGAAGCGGGTTGTTAGCCTTCTGATTTATGATGCATAATCTATTGTCAATCCCGATCAATCCAGGGGTTCTGGTTCTGATCCAGTAAACTATTTTTCTTTTAAGGAAAAGTGCTGAGAGTCCATGAGAATGAAACTGCCGGGTTTGCGGGGCAAAGGGCGGTCCGATTGCGTCTTCGTGCGCCGCATTGTGTCGCAACGTCGTGGTAGGGCGCCGAATGACAGCGCAAATAACTCCAGTCGCTGTTTGCCAGCATAAAAGCTGCCTGCGTGACAGAACGAAAAACGAGGATAAGCAAATGGCAGCGATGACGACGGACAGGCGCAGGAGCGTATTGAAAAGGACCATAACCATGTCTGTGGCTCTCACGCTTTCGGTGGCACCGGTCATCAGCGGACAAGCGTGGGCCGGGCAGGCCTGTATGCGAGGGGTTAATCTTTCTGGAGCGGAATTTGGCGAGATTGGTGGCGCGCCGGACAGGGCCTATACCTATCCCAGTGCCAGGACCATTCATTACTTCGCCGAGAAAGGCTTCAACTCCGTGCGCCTTCCCTTTAAATGGGAACGTCTGCAACCCAAGCTCAAGAATGTTTTCGACGCTGACGAGCTGAAACGTCTGGATACAGCCGTTGCACAGCTGAAGGCGGCGCATCTGCGGGTGGTGCTCGATCCGCATAATTTCGCGGTCTATCATCAAAAGCAGATCAATGGTCCGGAGGTGTCTGTCGAGGCCTTTGCGGATTTGTGGATGCGGCTGGCCGCTCACTATGCCAATGACCAGACCATCGTTTTCGGCTTGATGAATGAGCCCTATGACATGCCAGCCAGCCAATGGCTTCCGGCTGCCAATGCCGCCATTGCCGCCATTCGCGAGGTTGGGGCGAAAAATCTCATTCTCGTGCCGGGCGTGTCCTGGACGGGTGCGCATAGCTGGCAGAGCGACGGCTATGGCGGCGCCAATGGCGAGGTCATGCTGGGCGTGAAGGACCCTGGCAATAATTATGCCTATGAGGTTCACCAGTATTTCGACGCGGATTTTTCCGGTACCAAGGATGAATGCAGCCGGGCAGGCGATGCGGTCGCCGCCATCGAGGCCTTCACGGATTGGCTGCGCAAGAATGACAAGCGTGGCTATCTCGGCGAATTCGGCGCGCCGGGCGCAGAGCCCTGCGTCAAGGGCATCAAGGACATGGTGGCTGTGGTGGAGAACAACCCGGATCGCTGGGTCGGTTGGGCCTATTGGGTGGCCGGTGACTGGTGGCCGGAAACCGAAATGCTCAACATCCAGCCGGGCAAGTCCGGTGACCGGCCGCAACTGGCCGGTCTGACCCCTTATTTGCGCGATTTCTCTGCGGCTGCGGGGGACTGCCCATCCTTGCGGTCGCGGTAGGCCAGGATTTTGGTCCAGTCCACCGCATCGGCGGTGCCGATCAGGAACCACATCAGGGCGGCGGTCTTGATCGAATAGAAGGAATTGCTGATCAACATCAGCAGCAAAAGATAGATCACCATCATGCCCCGGAAGGCCCAGGCCCTGGGATCTTTCATCGGTGAGAGCACGAAAGCCGCCCAGAGCCCGACAAAGCCGAACAGGCCGAAATTGGTCAGCGTGTAGGAAATGCCGGAATCGGCGGTAAAGGCATCGGTGGTCTTTGCGCCGAGAACCACCTGCAAATCCAGGCTGTTGAGAATGCCTGCCGTCACTTTCAACCGGCCTGACAGATCGTTGGCACCGCCTTCGGCGCCGACGATCAGCCCATAGGCGGCAATCACGGCCAGCAGCAGGAACGGGGCGACCAGCCAGACGGTTTTCGGGATGAACCGGTAGAGCGGCAGAAACAGGGTAATGGCGACGCAGGTGAAGAAGCCGAAGCGGGCATCGGCCAGAACAATGCTGGTCATGGCCAGTGCCATGACGATCAGCCGCCACGGCATGGCGGGTCGAAACAGCGCCCAGGCATAGAGGATGACGCCGAAATTGCCAGCCGAGACCGGTTCCAGAAACACCGAGGACACCCGGTGCTGGCCGAGAAAGGGCAGGAGGGTGCGCGGCTCCGGCCGCAGCCCGGAAATGAACAGACCCCGCGTCTGGCCAAAGCTTTCCTGAAGCGTCACGGTGCCGCGGGCGATGTAATAGCCGAGCACATTGAAATAATCGAGATAGCTTTCAAGCGCCAGATATTCGTAAAGCGACACGGTCAGCACGATCAGGCCACAGGCGATCACCAGCCGGTCCGCCAGCCCGACATGGGCAATCCTGCGGCCCATGAAATAGAACCCGACGGGGATGAAGATGTCGCGCAATGCCTTCAGGTCGAGCGCGCCGCGCAAAGCAAAGATCATCAGCATGTAGCTGACGAACAGCAGCAGGGTGAGGTAGAGACCAGGGCGCCGGTCGACCGCTAATAGGAAGGCAGCGCCCAGCGTGGTCATTTCCCCCAGCATGACATGGGTGTCGCTGACGGGCATGATCCGGGTGTTGACGAAGCAGAGAAACAGATTGAGCAACAGCCCGCCGATGACGGCGAAGGAGGCAATCGCCGAAATGAGCCATTCGGGAAGAAACGCCGGTTTTTGGCGCTCCTCCTCCGTCAGGGACCGGTCGCCGGTGCCGGTCGGCCCGGTTTGCGCCGTCACCGTCATCCGGCGGTCTCAAGCACGATACGACCCACGACC contains the following coding sequences:
- a CDS encoding aminotransferase, which translates into the protein MPNTLLFQRTGLARPHVTLEAAVTLLKEQYGLEGTVKELGSQQDRNFRVDTGDRRFVLKICRQEYASVELEAQNAALRHLAQIPEAPKAPEPVPSLSGEEIVAVTLDEESYYARLLTYIEGESLSQRSYLAPATMRAIGSFCARMALALTDFDHPGLERDLQWDLRRAGPVTLHLLASVSEPKRRDDVAKAMIVTMRHINPLLGDLRLQAVHHDLTGDNIMGAPDAAGRLLPQAVIDFGDLVTGWLVGDLAVTCAALLHQADGDPFGVLPVIQAFHALYPLNEAEIKALWPLIVARAAVLVASSEQQLSIDPDNDYVSSNLEHEREIFTLATSLPFSVMEAAILAALGQEPPEERPVLGRLLPGIDPLSVHLTDLSTLSPALIEDDWADAQIDWKLLAKAAADTGVAATRYGECRLSYTRLLSPRMPATFALHVDACLPAGTEAVVPFDCVLKRTSQHFILMAPDLALHIHGLECQFEDGTELQAGTPLGRIAGAEGSVGGLRLQLCRDTDLVPPLFARPDHAYAWRRVCLSPAALFGVDLDAPLPSGEALLATRSQHFASPQKHYYAHPPQIERGFGEHLFDMAGRAYLDMVNNVATVGHGHPRLAHAAWTQWSRLNTNSRFHYRAVAEFSERLANLAPEGLDTVFLVNSGSEAVDLAIRLAWAASGKRNLVSLKEAYHGWTMASDAVSTSIADNPRALETRPDWVWPVTAPNSYRGPYKGQDSATAYVAEVEKTLEDIDAGGAGLAGFIAESLFGNAGGIALPPGYLQGVYPLIRARGGLCIADEVQVGYGRLGHHFWGFEQQGVIPDIITIAKGMGNGQPLGAVITTKAIADAFEHDGYFFSSSGGSPVSSVIGMTVLDIMRDENLQDNARDVGDFLREKLEDLVAVHPLAGAVHGMGLYLGLELVRDRQTLEPAAQETAAICERLLDLGIIMQPTGDHLNVLKIKPPLCLTYESASFFVAMLDKVLTEGW
- a CDS encoding Lrp/AsnC ligand binding domain-containing protein, which produces MKPIFVQLQCVPGKTYEVADAIYKAEIVSELYSTSGEYDLLMKVYIEDGQDVGKFVNEQISAVPGVVRSLTTMTFTAF
- a CDS encoding UDP-phosphate alpha N-acetylglucosaminyltransferase encodes the protein MTVTAQTGPTGTGDRSLTEEERQKPAFLPEWLISAIASFAVIGGLLLNLFLCFVNTRIMPVSDTHVMLGEMTTLGAAFLLAVDRRPGLYLTLLLFVSYMLMIFALRGALDLKALRDIFIPVGFYFMGRRIAHVGLADRLVIACGLIVLTVSLYEYLALESYLDYFNVLGYYIARGTVTLQESFGQTRGLFISGLRPEPRTLLPFLGQHRVSSVFLEPVSAGNFGVILYAWALFRPAMPWRLIVMALAMTSIVLADARFGFFTCVAITLFLPLYRFIPKTVWLVAPFLLLAVIAAYGLIVGAEGGANDLSGRLKVTAGILNSLDLQVVLGAKTTDAFTADSGISYTLTNFGLFGFVGLWAAFVLSPMKDPRAWAFRGMMVIYLLLLMLISNSFYSIKTAALMWFLIGTADAVDWTKILAYRDRKDGQSPAAAEKSRK
- a CDS encoding MerR family transcriptional regulator; its protein translation is MTYSAQYLNASEAARRLGVSMKALRLYEQKGLITPVRTAAGWRTYGPAEMARATDIIALRDLGLSLAEVKRVMEGDPQCLEPAFARHQSALERTIRQTAQALEKIRALRQDIAAGTVPAFAELVGLSRRSGDVRLALDLPWPWGGERFELLDIRPINYIVGPLGCGKTRLAHAIAAALPDAAFLGLDRLEDMGSAAKARLDADLCLRERIERALAWLMEEGAVPSDALTALLVGLEAHGPACLVIDMVEDGLDSATQEALTGYLRHHCSQSRPLFLMTRSASILDLDAVTGDEVIIFCPANHSPPSVVAPYPGAPGYEALSTCLASPEVRARSRGVVAFRPHS
- a CDS encoding glycoside hydrolase family 5 protein gives rise to the protein MSVALTLSVAPVISGQAWAGQACMRGVNLSGAEFGEIGGAPDRAYTYPSARTIHYFAEKGFNSVRLPFKWERLQPKLKNVFDADELKRLDTAVAQLKAAHLRVVLDPHNFAVYHQKQINGPEVSVEAFADLWMRLAAHYANDQTIVFGLMNEPYDMPASQWLPAANAAIAAIREVGAKNLILVPGVSWTGAHSWQSDGYGGANGEVMLGVKDPGNNYAYEVHQYFDADFSGTKDECSRAGDAVAAIEAFTDWLRKNDKRGYLGEFGAPGAEPCVKGIKDMVAVVENNPDRWVGWAYWVAGDWWPETEMLNIQPGKSGDRPQLAGLTPYLRDFSAAAGDCPSLRSR
- the purU gene encoding formyltetrahydrofolate deformylase, yielding MTSYVLTVSCPSKRGIVAALSGYLAEMGCNIVDSSQFDDLDTDRFFMRVSFISEQGASREKIEAGLAPIIDSFQMETGLYDSTERVKVLLMVSRFGHCLNDLLYRWKIGALPIDIVGVVSNHFDYQKVVVNHDIPFHHIKVTKDNKPQAEAHLMDLVQQTGTELIVLARYMQVLSDAMCQKMSGKIINIHHSFLPSFKGANPYKQAFERGVKLIGATAHYVTADLDEGPIIEQDVARVTHAQNAEDYVSIGRDVESQVLARAIHAHIHHRTFINGNKSVVFPASPGSYASERMG